A stretch of DNA from Armatimonadota bacterium:
CGCCCTACGCCGCCGCCTCCGAGCTGCCCTCGGTGGGAGTCCGACTGGCGGAAGCCGGCGCGGAGTGCATCGTGCTGGATTCTCTGGGATACAGTCTGGAGATGAAGCAGGAGGTGCGTCGAAGCGCCGGCCGCCCGGTCCTCCTGCCCCGCACGATCCTGGCGCGCGCCGCGGCCGAACTCCTCTGACCGGCGATGGTGCTGGGGGTGGCGCTGCGTGACGTCCTCCCCGGAGCCGCCGGCCCGCCGGCGTTGCCGGTCGGGGCGATGGTGGAGCTGGCCGCCCTGGCCGACCGGAACGGCTACCACAGCGTCTGGGTGCCGGAAGGCCGCGGCCGGGAGAGCTTCTCGCAGCTGGGCGCGATGGCGGCGGTCACGCAGCGTGTAGGGCTGGCGACGGGGATCCTGCCGGTCTTCTCGCGTCCACCGGCGCTGGCCGCCATGGCCCTGGCCACGCTCGACGACCTCTCCCGCGGACGGATGATCCTCGGCGTCGGCACGGGGCACCCCGCCGTCTCCGAACTCGGCTACGGGCAACGGTTCCACGCGCCGACGGAGGCGGTGCGCGAGTTCGTGGACATTGTCCGCCGGGCGATGCGCGGAGAGCGGGTCCGCTACGCGGGCCGGGTCTTCCAGGTGCAGGACTTCGCCCTGGAGACCGCGCCCCCGCGCGTGGTGCCGGTCTACGTCGCCGCCCTGCGGAGCCGGATGCTGCGGCTGGGCGGAGAGATCGGCGACGGAGTTTTGCTGAACTGGGTCCCTGTG
This window harbors:
- a CDS encoding LLM class flavin-dependent oxidoreductase, with the protein product MALRDVLPGAAGPPALPVGAMVELAALADRNGYHSVWVPEGRGRESFSQLGAMAAVTQRVGLATGILPVFSRPPALAAMALATLDDLSRGRMILGVGTGHPAVSELGYGQRFHAPTEAVREFVDIVRRAMRGERVRYAGRVFQVQDFALETAPPRVVPVYVAALRSRMLRLGGEIGDGVLLNWVPVARARRAAAAVRDTARAAGRDPARISVACFVRACVTDRPAPARDLLRRIIATYAALPSYREMWSRVGFAEEMRAVAAAPEPEAAPGAVSERMVDALGLIGPPETVRRGLEEFRRAGVDLPIVYPFSPEPGDRPYRETLVALSPAG